The DNA sequence CATGATTAGTCCAACCTTATATTCATACCAAAGTGATGTTTTCCCTGGCCTCATTATGAATTACTTTTCATGCGATTTTGTCAACCATTACAACTACTTATTTTGAAATCTAGCATTACCAATGGTCACAGCTTCAACATGGATGTATTGTTGACTGGAATGTAAAATCAGTGTAAATGTAGAAGATCAAGGTCAAAAACTCATTTCTTGTGCAATAAACTATTTAGTTTATAATATCAGCTTCATATAAATGGTTTCCAAGTGTTTCTTATTTGAGTTACTTGGTTGATGGCAAGGTCTGAAGATTGTAGTGAATCTTATAGCTTTTAGAAGATGTGGGCCGGACAATGGCGTTAATTCTGCATTTATATGTGGAGCATCCGAAAAGCTTGGGAATACTAGCTTGGAAATTAAGCTATAACACTAAAAAATATTCCTCTTTCTGCATCTATATAATGAGAGAGGGTTTGATGTAATATCTCAAAGTGGTAAGGAAGAGAAATCTAGTTTTAAGCCCCTTTCACAATGACATTATGCCATTTGTTTAACATGTTTAACGGTTCAGAGCAACCACAGAATCCAAACTATGGAGCTCCTCCACCTCCTTCTGCTGGATATCCGCCTCAAGGGTACTACTATTATCCACCACCACCAGCTCCAGGATATTATCCACCACAGCCACCTCCAGTATATTATCCACCACAGCCAACACCAGGCTATAATGCTTATCCTGGTCGTTGGAATGGAAAATATGACAATAGTGGTCAGCAAAAGATTCGCCATATCAAGAATAAAACTGGTGACAACACAGGTGATAACAATGGAGCTGTCAAAATTGGCAATTTCAGAGATGAAGAAGAATGAATGAATAGTGGCaatcaagttatatatatacatatatatatatatatctatacatatatgtatatatatgcatacagaGTTCAGGACGATGTTAAATAATCTCTGGTGCACTGTACCTTATGTTATGCATGCCTCTTTGTAAGAACAATATGAATTTATGAAAGaggtttattatatatattccttttcttATCAGAATTCTTTTCATTAAATAGTTTCCTTTGATATACATAAACTCTGCTTCTTGAAAGTCACAATTTAGGAGGAAAGTTGGAAACATTTCGAGCTAAATTAATGAAACCATATTCAGTGGATGAAAGTTAACATATTGAATATGCATCATTTTTCATTTCCCCCAGTTAATATATTTTGGTGAAGTTCTCTGAGCTTGTGGCAAACCTTCCCAGGTTTACCTTATAGGAGGATTCTCCAACCCATTTTGCTGAACATTTTCAAATTGAGTTTTCTAATAAGCTGTATGTTCTgtacataaatattttagttaacaaGAAGCCAGGCATTGCGAGCAGTACAGTTTCTTTTTGTGACAATGTACACCGCACACCATACTTGATTCGGCGATCAACAAAGAAAAGTTGTTGGCATATATTCAAGCTCAATATCAAATAAAGTTGAATTTCCTGCTGTACTTAGATCTACTTTAAATTATCTGTCAAATATCAATGTTAAATGCCTATCCTTCTTTTAAGCCGGCATCCAATTTGGGAAACCTGACAGTTGACATTGGATTGGACAAATTAGTACAATTgaattaatatgcatataacTTTTAACAAGATTCTTTTGCATTTGTTCTTGATGTGACTGCCCCACTAGAGAACTGATACTTTTCTGGACAAATTCATAGTTTCATCCTGCGAAGGAAATAGCTTTGCCTTTAAGCTTAAACTCTATATTTTCTCTTCCTGATCACACAAATTGTATCAAAGAAAACCTCACAGATAGCTAGTTTAAGCCTCTTAGACATGCAGATTGATTCGTTCCACCGAGCATCTGAGGCCATAGCCAACCCTTGGAATGCTTTCTGTTGTGCTATAAGGGGAGTTACTCGAGGATTTTTCAACAGGGCCGGTGCAAGCAATCCAGCTGACCAACCTGAATGCTGCAGGGCTGCAAATGGTTCAGAGCCATCATTCAGTCTCATCTATGCTGCCTCTACACCTGCTCATCCATATCCTTACAGCATCAACTGCAATGGTGAAAACagcaataagaaaaagaaacacaatATCAAAACTCGAACTGGCTATAATGTTGGCAATGATAATGGACTTGTCATCATAGAGTGCAGTGATCAGGAGAAGGTTCGAGGTATTAGAAACCGAACTGGTAATAACTTAGGTGACAGAAATGGAATGATTGAGATTAGAAATGGAAATCCCCGAAGAATCCATGGAATTAAAAACCGAACTGGCAGAAACGTTGGCAATGAAAATGGAGTTATCAAAATTGGCAACTTCCGTGGTTATTGAGCTTCTGCCACCTAGCAATGTGCATGGGAAAAGTACTGTTCATGAAGGTTTATAATCAATATATTTCTCAATTCAGTCGTGTTATGGGAAATATTATTAGTGCCAAGAATGCACTGAATGTAATAGAAGGATGTTAGAACTTGTTATCTACTTTTTCTGAAATACTAATGCTACTTTATCTTATTGCAAAGATGGAAAACTCAATTTCTAAGCTTCCTTTCTAGTTGTTGTATCTGACAGGCCAAAAATTATTCTTGTATATACGAATTTCATACTAATTAATGTTGAATTCCAACTAACACAAAAGTGTCTTTTAACTTGAAAAAGAAGCAATTATCCTGTAAGCAAAAATTTCACGTGTTTGAAATGTAGTTTAGAATTGGGTTGCGTTGAGTTAGGATATGATAATTCACATTGATTTTTAGATCCAGCTTTCTATTAATAACAGACCTTGTCAAATTATTCTGAACAATTAGCTCAAAACCTAATGATTTGGGCAGAGTGCATTCTAAACAATGACAACATATTGGTCTTattctttttggtgaatgaGTGATAACTTGAATATTTCACTTTTCCTGTTACATGTTCTAAAGCaacataacttttattttttattttaaagattcgTCCAAATCCATTTCTTTCAAAATAGGCAAACAAGAACATGATTCCAAGCTGAGAAATATGTAAGAAGagaaatcatatattttaacTATAGAGAGGAACTTTATCATTTCCCTGAAAGCTAACACCTTTTATTCCTCTCCAGCACGTATTAAAGGAAAACAAGTACCTCAAAGTAGAGCACAAGGCAAAGAAAGCCAGAAAGGTTTGGGCTTTGACCGAGAAAATGACAAGCAACCAAGTGCAAAATCAGGTGAGAGATAGTGTAGAACTTGGATTCGATACAGATAGCTGATTGTGTCCCCTTTCTTTTAGCCCCTGTGGATGGTGCTATCCATGGAACTGCTCGATGCATTCTCAACTGGCTCACCGATAACCATCCTGAAGGAAGATCTAATGGCCACAACCACGGCAATAATGGTTCGCAGCCACCACAATATCTGCCGCCATGGAACTATTATGGACCACCAAATTATCCAAGGCAGCCACCAAACTATCCGGGGAAGCCATATCCTGGATATCCCTCTGGTTATCCAAGCCGTCCATAATACGAATGGACAACCGAATGGAAAAGCTTATtttatgctctgataccatagtACGAATGGACTAATTGAATGGAAAAGCTTATTTTACGTTATCGATtgcagtaatatatatatacacacacaaacagCAAGCCCATAGAAGGAAATAAAGCAGAATTAAATCATTCTcatacaaaaaatacaatatacatGCGTAATAGCAAAGTAACAGAATCTTCTCTAATAGTCCAAGTGGGAAATATGGCAAGATGGGTCGTTTTAATTAGAATCAAAATGGGAACAATAACGGAGACAATTTTGGAGCTGTTAAAATTGTCAACTTTGGTGGTTCCTAAGCTTGTATTATGTCCTAGAATAAAAAACGcatgcataaatataaaatgctgctgctttctctatctcttatttggaaggaaaaaaaaaggttaaaataaGAACTTCAGTAAACTGAAATATCATAGTTGTAGACATGTTTTTATGGACTTATATGATATTAGGGTAATCTTTAAAAGAACTGAGAAGACCTCTGTTTTTTTTGTTCGATTGCTTAAATTCCTCTGCCAGATGCATCTATACAAAAAGGCAAACTTCaacattataattaaaaaagttgCATTTGGAAGAGGAATTTAAGCAatcaaaaatgcaaaaaaaaaaaaaagaaaaaagaaaaaaaaaagttctgtcATCTATATTATTACCTGTTCAGTTTCTACTAACTCCAATCTTCCACTATTATCGTAGTTAGAAATAAgacattatttaaattatagaccttttttttttttttttggcaaagaaAATTATAGacttaattagtttaattattagatattggtgtaattatatattaaaagattGGTGATAACTTTCCAAAACAAGTGAAAAGTTttcatgtttttatatttatgacttAATATTtccataacaaaatttaataaatatttaatatagttaatatttataggAACTTTTAGTATTCTATTTGGATTTCTTCAATTACTAgttatccttatttatttatttattttattagtgcgctttttaatttgattatattgtgttttgtttaatatttgatttttgtgggtgttttatttcttttggctAAATAAATAGATTTTGTAACTCACATTTGAATAATTTATGAAAAGTAACACTAAtctaatttccaaaaaaaaaaaaagggaaagaaagaaaaacaaaagatcaAATCTAAATGATATAATAGAGAATTATGCAAAATTTTGGGGTTATTGAGATGATTGCGCTTCAACATTTTCCATCACTTGCACTTGGCCCTCTAACGTTTATTTTTTGGTACTTTATCCCTAACCTCTAATTCCGTTTGTTCTATTGGGATAAAACTTAATTTACGTTAATCAGTTGTCAAAAACACAAGTGCGCGACACATGCAAGTCTTTTTAACTCTATTTGCATCATCTTCAACCTTAGTTTACCCTCTTTGCATCATTTGCAATATTACTGATCTTATAAttgatttcatttttatagGAATTCATCATAATAGTATTCATATCTAGATCTTGTCTTCCTATCTAGATCGACCCACCATTTCCAAGTTGGCTTTCCGCGTCGTTATCTTTTATATCCTTTATTTGGGTAGAGAGAACCGAATAAATTTACTATATAGTTCTCGAAGCAGAGCTCCCAATCTCACAAAGAGGTGGGGCCCACATGCCAACACTGCTTCAAGAAGCACCAAAATTTTGCTCGAAACaatccaaatccataaaattcgcaaacatttcaattaaaattttcgaGTGAGATTCTTTTATAATTGTGCTTTCACATCTCCATAtaaatggtaattaattaactctcttttccttttttggtcaTCATATATATGGTAACTAATATCCAAAATAAAGTACTACAACTTAAATTACTTATTGTGGCACAAATGTGGTGACCGTTTGTTTCGTCTAGGTGGATTCTGTTGGACACATAAATATAAACTCTCAAACACATTTTAAACACTAAATTGGATCTTTAATCCTCTTCTTTTCCATCTTCTTTCAAGTTGTAGTGGATAAAAATGGCATTAGTAAGACGCTTTCTGTTTAGTCGATGTCTATCACAAAAGACAAGTGGACTCAACAATGTATATCaagcttattttcaatactCTCAACTACCCACTTTTCAAGTGAAGCGCTGTGAGCCAGAAGTGGTTGTCCCTGCAAAGCCAACACCTCTAGAAGTTAAGAAACTCTCAGATATTGATGAGCATAGAATACTGTTTCCTATGATCTGGTTTTACAAGAATAATAGAGGGAAAGACCCTGTTAAGGTGATCAGGGAAGCACTCGGTAGAGTTCTAGTGTATTACTACCCGTTAGCTGGAAGGCTCAAGGAAGGATCAGACAGGAAGCTAATGGTGGATTGCAATGGTAAAGGGGTCCTGTTCATAGAAGCGGATGCAGATATCAAGCTTGATCAACTAGGCCACCCAATTCAACCTCCATTTCCATTTCTTGATGAGGTTCTATATAATGTTCCAGGTTCTGACAATATTTTGGGTTCTCCTTTGTTGTTGGTTCAGGTGAGGATTTAGTCTTGTTTTCCATGGCCTTCTTATGCCGATTATTTTGCATATAGCATGGGAGTGCATTGTCCAAATTATTCTAAACGTCCCACCACATGTGATGAGATGAAGATATCTTGCCAATTTATTCTAAAGGTCCCACCACATCAGATGGGTTAGCATCCATCCACGTTATAGTGGAGAGCTGACCATTATAGAATTTGCTATATAAAcgtatatattgatatatggtCCTATACGGCAGGTGGTATTGATATATGGTCCTATATGGCAGGTGGTTTTGTTTGATGCCTGATGTTGAATTAcatgtaaattatatattatattactggAATTACATATAATCGAACATTGTCCATCATAAATCGGTCTTGGCAAAATTATGTATACATACAAACATGTACTTCTAGATAAAAACATTTGTTAATTATGTATATAGGTCACTCGACTCTTATGTGGAGGATTCATTTTAGCACTACGTTTAAATCACACAATGCTGGATGGATTTGGGCTGCTTCTGTTCATGAACGCATGGGCAGAGATGGCATGTGGAGCACAACATCCGTCTATTCCACCTGTTTGGAACCGTGATCTTTTAGATGCTCGAAACCCACCAAGAATAACTCGTGTCCACCATGAATTCCAACAAGGAATCAACGATGATCAAATAGATATGGATACGACCCAATTGGTCAACCGCTGTTTCTTCTTCGGTCCCAATGAAATAATGGCGATTCGAAAGCATCTTCTTCCACATCATCCacatctttcttcttcctccacCAAGTTCGAGCTGATAACGGCTTGTATATGGAAATGCAGAACACTTGCACTGGATTTGGACCCAGAAGAGGTTGTCCAAGTTTCCATCGTATTCAATGGAAGAGGCAAAGATTCTTTGGACCTGCCCTTAGGATACTATGGTCCTGTTGTTGCTTCCCCTTCTGTAGTTTCAAAGGCTGGAGATTTGTGCGGTAAGCCATTGGGATATGCGGTTGAATTGGTGAGAAAGACCAAAACAGAGAATATGGATGCAGAGTATATTAGGTCGGCTGCAGATTTTTTGGTGACTAAAGGAAGGCCTGGTTATAAACTCAGAGGGAATTACTATGTTTCTAATATAACTCATCTTGGATATGGAGATGTTGATTTTGGATATGGTAAAGCGGAATATGGTGGACCTCCTAAAGCATATGTTGTGGGTTGTTATCATGTAAAGCATAGATATAAAGGTCATGATGGGTCTTTAGCGATGATTTGTTTGCCATTTTTGGCTATGGCACGGTTTCAGAAAGAGCTGGAGAAGATTATCAAATGAGGGGTCTAGTAACATGATGTCCATGACATAAGGAAACTAGCTTTGTGAACTGCAAGAAGTTTCTTTTTCAATAGGCTATGATAATTTCagtttaatcaataaaataaaaatttctcgTTTACTTTGGTACATCTAATGTTATTTTTTGTCACTAAAGTTGCAACTGTTTTTGGCTAGAAAGCTTTTGCGAAATAATTCCAAGAATCTAATATAAAGGAATGGCTGCACTAATAATTCAAGATTCTAAAATATTAGCTTGAAAATGAAGCTAAAACCACCCTCGTGTTCCTCTTACAGTTGCATCTACATATATAATCAGACAAcgttcaatattatatatcaaagtTGTAAGGCGGAGAAATATAGGCATATAAGCTTTTCGAAATGAAAAGTAGCCATTTGTTGAACATTCACTATAATGGTTTAGAGCCACCACAAAATCCTAAGCATGGAGCTCTTCCCACTAATGGTGGATATCCTCCTGCCTCACCTCCAGGGTATTACTATTATCCACCACAGCCATTTTCAGGATATAATCCTCCACCGCCACCACCGGCATATTATGCTTATCCCAGCCGCTGGAATGGCAAATATGATAACAGCGGTCAACAGAAGATTTCTCATATCAACAATCAAACTAGTGGAAAGAAAGGAAACTGCAATTAAAGCAATCAGATTTGGCAAATCAAAGGCAAAGAAGAAAGAGTTGTGTCAaagcaaactatatatatataaatgtaaatgtatatatgtatatgtacaagcaatttaagaaataatttctgATGTCAACTCTCTACCTTTTGTTTTGCATTGCAGAAGAAATCTTTTATTTACAAATACATAAATTTATGAGAAGAGTCATTTTCCTATATATGTTGCAGAAATTCTATAATTGGTTGCAGATCCACAAAGTTAGTTGTTGTCCACAAAGTTATGAGCAACAGATTCAATGGTTGCAAAAGGCATACACCAGCAAGCaatcaattttgtttgtgaGTTAACATTTACATTCCTCATCAGGCTTCAGCAGCCATATAAGCATAACCAAGTTCCTCAATGTGGAACGCAAGGCAAAGAAAGCAATATTTTGGGTCTATCTAACTGAGACAATGACAAGCAAAGAAGTGAAACGTCGGTTGAGAGACACTGTTGAACATGGATTTGATAAACTGCACAGGATAGCTTATGTTGTTACCTTTCCTTTAGCTCCTCTGGATGGTGCTATCCATAGAATTTCTCAAGACATTCTTAACTGGATCACTGATAACAATCCTGAAGACAGAGCCAATGGTCACAACCATAACCACAGCAAAAGTTCACATCCACCATAGTATCTGCCACAATGCTGGATATCCCTATGACTAGCCAAGTTATCAAAATGGGAAATATGATAACAGCAGTCAGCCAAAGATCCATGGCAGTGAGACTATAGCTGAAAACAATAAGGGAAATGATGATGGAGCTGTCAGGATTGGCAACTTTGGTCGGATCTAAGATTTCAAGTATATTACCATAAAGGCATGTACAAATGGAAGATGTTGCTTAGTATCTGTACCTCTTTTATGTAGTAAACTCGTTAAAATAAGAGCTTGAACTTGAAGTGTTAATATACATTATAGCTGTTAAAGTATGACTCTAGGCATCTCTTTGTGTATTTTGATATGATATTCAGAGTTAATTTCATCAAACAATCCAAAATAATATTCAGCCGCAGTTTGATATTATGTGTAATTATAAGAATGTTAACTTTCCCTTAGTTCTCTACTCTATCTTCTCCCCATTTTTCTCTCATCGGTATGTATGTGCTTTGAAATCTCTTTGATAAATATGCAAACAGATTATGTGCACTTTTTATGAGATGGTTAAGATCAAACATAATGCCAAAAAATAAAGGCTGTGTTTCAGATGGAGCCTAGACATAGAAAAGTATCCTATAGCAAATTCGCTCAGCTTTGAAAtgtttaacaaataattatgataCTTGAATTGTCAACCATACTGAAGACACCGCCTAACCTCTGCAGAACAAATGTGAAACGTATGCAAACACAATGGAGGAAGGTAGGAAAATGGTTGAGTTAAAGTAAAAAAGTAACAATGCAGGCATATAAATGATTACCATCATAACATATTTGTTAACCATTGTTTAGGATTGATAAGGTCTTTGCTTTGGAGTTTATACAAGATTCTTCAACATTTGTTCCTGATAGACCATTACCACTAATGAAAAAAATGATACTTTCTTAACGAAGAAAATTGGAACAAACAATAAATCATGGAAAAGGAGGtaaaaatattctatattcCTCTTCTTGTAACCATAAAAGagagtttcaaaatatttttgaaaaacaacaagatttttcttttgcatTTGTTCCTGATGGAAGAATCCGACTAGAGAAATGATGCTTTCTTAATTGCCAAATTAATTAACTTGGACAAAGAGTTAATGTGAAGGCCAATTGATTTGTCATTAAGCTTAAACAAATTCCATATTCCTCTTCCTGAAACTACAAATGGTCAAAAGGTTCACAAAAGTTACAAGATAATTGATTCTTCTGCATCTATTCCTGATGGATAACTCCGCTATAAAAATGATGTTTTTTATTCCTGATGGATAACCCCACTATAAAATGATGTTTTTAACTTGTAGATAAATAGAGTTAAAACTGGAGGTAATAACATTGCCTTTAAGATTATGAAGATTATGAATTCCTGTTCCTATAACCATAAAATTCCTATAACTATAAAAAGATGGCCTTTCAGTGTCACAATAGcaaataattagaatgagaTAGACTTAAAAGGAGTGGATACTAGCAATCATCAGgacgaaagaagaagaagctaaaaAGAGACTATTTAAACAAATTTCAGATTCAACCTAATCCACTTTTAGTTATTCTTCcatgatattaattaataagtaaGACTATTGATAGTTATAGAAGCACTATACCATTGATAGAAACATTTCACTTTTCATATAACATGTTCTAGAAgcaatgtatttatatatatatatatatatatatataattttttttttcctgcaagATTCATTTAAATCCAATGCTTTTGGGAAAAAACAGATTTTCAAGTACATGATTCTGAATTATAAAGTATGTGAATGTTAAAGGGGCTTTAGCTTTCCATATATATGAACACCTCGTATTCCTCTTCAGGCTCAGCAACTATATAAAGACAACCAAGTTCCTCAAAGTGAACACAAGGCAAATAAAGAAAGTAACACTTTGGCTCTAGCTAACTGAGACGATGACAAGCAAACAAGTGAAAAATCAGGTAAGAGATAGTGTGGAACGTGGGTTCGACAGCCTGCACAGGATAGCTGACGTTGTCACCTTTCCTTTAGCCCCCTTGGACGGTGCTATCCATGGAACTGCTCGAGGCATTCTCAACTGGCTCACAGATAACCATCCTGAAGACAGATCTAATGGCCACAACCACAACAACGACCACCGCAATGGTCCACCACCACCAGGACCACCACAGTATCCGCCACAGCCACCATACTATCCGCCTCAGCCATATCCCGGATATCCCTCTGGCTACCCTGGTCGTCAAAATGGGAAGTATGATAACAGCGGTCAGCAAAAGATCCATGGAATTAAGAACAAGACTGGAAAGAATAAAGGAAATGACAATGGAGCTGTCAAGATTGGCAACTTTGGTCGGGTCTAAGCTTGTATCAAGCATACCATAACGGCATGCGTAAATGGAGGATGCTGCTTAATTTCTGTACCTGTTTTATGTAGTAAACATGTTAAAATAATAGCTTGAAGTAAGCTGAAATCTGAAGTATGTATACATCCTTTTGATAGCTTAAGTAAGCTGAAATCTGAAGTATGTATACATCCACCATTTGATATATATGTACTAAATACGTTATCTATGATCATTATAAGCTGTTAAGTATTAGATACGTATTTGCtagaatattcaaaaataatttccatcAAACAATTACaaacaaccaaaataatttTCCGATTTAATTTGATATACATGAAATAAGAATGTTAACTGGAGAAATAGTTTGGGGGTATTTTCcccaaataaacaaccaaaagtATCACCTTATTTTTGCTGCAGAAAGAATGTGGGTTATTTCAGCTTATTACAATACTACTGCTCCCCTTTTATGTAACATTTTTGGATTTTCTTCTATTTCCAAGTTTGATTTCCCTTCTGAGGACAACAGAAGCAGTGTAAATGTATCATGCATATAACTGTACCTGAAGTTCTTTCTATGTATCACATCCACAGCCATACGGAGATATTTACTGAATTGATAcactttaagaaaaataacaaaaatatttttacagttTTTGGTTGGAAAACTTGAAAGGGTTATGAATCCCCCTGTCTTAATGTTATAAGGTGAAATTCCTATTTACATGGAACCAATGCCAAGAGAAGTCAGATGGGTCTGTGATGCACCCTCCAATCAAACCTTTATATTCCCATGTAGGCTTCTATCTTTTAAATCCACTACAACGCAAACTTGTTTTCCTAATCTTTTCACAAACTACTTTCACACAATTTTTAGTTAATCATAGAACAACTATATATGCTGCATTGTAGCATTACACATTTATTACCAATTGAAACAGGTTCAACATTGAATACATGTTGCTTGTCATGTCATAAAGTAAAGAAGATAATTTCAAGATAGCTTggaacaatattaataaaaatcacgTGCAATCTcaaactatattatatattattccaATTAATGCGCCAACTCTATGTTCATTTTGTGCAGAATCCAATTCTTATCCTGTGAACAATTGGTTCTTAGTTTCTTCAAGTTAACTTTGTTTATGCTAAGGTCTCTAGATTATAGTGAATCTTGTGGCTTTTAGACTTTTAGTCAAGGTGGGACTAACTGGATAGCTTGAAAGttagggcaaaaaaaaaaaaaaaaaaaaaaaacaaaacaaaaaaaaaaaacagattccTATTCCTGCATCTATAAAAATTGAGATTAAAGGCTAGTGTTATACCTCAAAGTGGGAAGCCAGAGCAATCCAGTCCTCTAAGCCTGTCGTAATGACACTAAGCCATTTCTTTAACATGTACTTAACTGGTTCAGTGCAGCCACAATATCCCCACTATGGAGCTTGTCCTCCttgtcctcctcctcctcctcctccttttcCTCCAAATCATGGATATTGTGGATATCCCCCTgctccacctccacctccacctccacctccacctccacctccagTGCACTATTGCTATCCACCACAACCATCTCAGGGTTATTATCCACCACCGCAGCCAACACCAGGATATCATGCTTATCCCGGTAGCTGGAATGGAAAATATGACAATAGCGGTCAGCAAAAGATTCACCATATTAAGAATCGAACAGATGACAACCATGGAAACCATAATGGAGCAGTCAAGATTGGCAACTTCGGAAGATTTGATGAATGAGTTGTGGAAATGCCAAGCTACGTATTTTACGACTAGCTCAATGAGAAGCTcatataaataaactataatataccttaaaatataaataaactatgaTTGTACCCTGCGTTTATGTTATGCATGCCTTTCTTTATAAACAATATGAATTTATGAAAATGTCCTTCTGCTATGTCCCTTTCTGATAGCAATACTGCATATTTTGATAGGATGATGATAAACTAAAGAAAGTAGGTGGAAGGAATATTGATGACAAATGATGTTGATTTATTTTTAGTACTCGACCTACTTCATTCCTATCCTTCTTGAAGCCGGTTTTTTGATTTGGGAAACCTGAAAAAAAAATCGGGTTGGACTAGTGAGAGTATACGATTTTTCTGAGAATATATG is a window from the Ziziphus jujuba cultivar Dongzao chromosome 11, ASM3175591v1 genome containing:
- the LOC107418954 gene encoding leucine-rich repeat extensin-like protein 6 — translated: MTLCHLFNMFNGSEQPQNPNYGAPPPPSAGYPPQGYYYYPPPPAPGYYPPQPPPVYYPPQPTPGYNAYPGRWNGKYDNSGQQKIRHIKNKTGDNTGDNNGAVKIGNFRDEEE
- the LOC107418953 gene encoding alcohol acyl transferase 1 allele RGa-like: MALVRRFLFSRCLSQKTSGLNNVYQAYFQYSQLPTFQVKRCEPEVVVPAKPTPLEVKKLSDIDEHRILFPMIWFYKNNRGKDPVKVIREALGRVLVYYYPLAGRLKEGSDRKLMVDCNGKGVLFIEADADIKLDQLGHPIQPPFPFLDEVLYNVPGSDNILGSPLLLVQVTRLLCGGFILALRLNHTMLDGFGLLLFMNAWAEMACGAQHPSIPPVWNRDLLDARNPPRITRVHHEFQQGINDDQIDMDTTQLVNRCFFFGPNEIMAIRKHLLPHHPHLSSSSTKFELITACIWKCRTLALDLDPEEVVQVSIVFNGRGKDSLDLPLGYYGPVVASPSVVSKAGDLCGKPLGYAVELVRKTKTENMDAEYIRSAADFLVTKGRPGYKLRGNYYVSNITHLGYGDVDFGYGKAEYGGPPKAYVVGCYHVKHRYKGHDGSLAMICLPFLAMARFQKELEKIIK